One window of Trifolium pratense cultivar HEN17-A07 linkage group LG5, ARS_RC_1.1, whole genome shotgun sequence genomic DNA carries:
- the LOC123884639 gene encoding ubiquitin-conjugating enzyme E2 34-like translates to MAEKACVKRLQKEYRALCKEPVSHIVARPSPSDILEWHYVLEGSEGTPFAGGYYYGKIKFPPEYPYKPPGISMTTPNGRFMTQKKICLSMSDFHPESWNPMWSVSSILTGLLSFMMDTSPTTGSVTTTTAEKQRLAKSSLAFNCKNATFRKMFPEYVDNYNLQQEQAASEQHASSESHQDKSSRSVSETNLDSAGEDMKKVEGLNAVRRNKKQPFPTWLMFLLFSIFGVVMALPLLQL, encoded by the exons ATGGCGGAGAAAGCATGCGTTAAGCGTCTTCAGAAGGAGTATAGAGCCCTTTGTAAA GAGCCAGTTTCTCATATTGTGGCTCGCCCTTCACCAAGTGATATTCTTGAGTGGC ATTATGTATTGGAAGGAAGCGAGGGAACACCTTTTGCAG GTGGATATTACTATGGAAAAATTAAGTTTCCTCCAGAATATCCATATAAACCTCCTGGAATCAG CATGACAACACCTAATGGAAGGTTCATGACACAGAAAAAGATCTGTTTATCAATGAGTGATT TTCATCCTGAATCTTGGAATCCAATGTGGTCTGTATCAAG CATACTTACCGGGCTTCTTTCATTCATG ATGGACACCAGTCCAACCACTGGCAGTGTAACCACCACTACTGCCGAGAAGCAGCGTCTAGCAAAATCTTCACTTGCTTTCAATTGCAAAAA TGCAACATTCAGGAAAATGTTCCCCGAGTACGTTGATAATTACAACCTGCAGCAAGAGCAAGCTGCTTCAGAACAGCATGCCTCATCAGAGTCTCATCAGGATAAAAGTTCAAGGTCTGTTTCAGAAACGAATTTAGACTCAGCCGGAGAAGACATGAAAAAGGTAGAAGGATTGAATGCTGTGAggagaaacaaaaaacaaccaTTTCCAACATGGTTGATGTTTTTGCTCTTCTCCATCTTTGGAGTTGTTATGGCATTACCTCTGCTTCAGCTGTGA